The following nucleotide sequence is from Methylocella sp..
TCCTCGGTCAAGTTCATTAACCTACCGCGCTCTATTGTGCGTCGACTATAGAACCCATGCATGGTTCGACGCGGGCGTCGATTGATCCTCGCATAATTCCGCCAGCATATCGAGAGGCGTAGTGTAATCGACGCACAGAACCTTATGGAAGGGATTTGCAGCCCGCAAATCGCTAAGAAAGCGGATGCAAATCTCCGGCGGTCAGACCGTGACGACGACTTTGCCGATCTGCTGGTTGGACTCCAGATAGCGGTGCGCTTCGACGATCTGATCAAGCGGGAAGGTTTTCGCGATGACAGGCTTTAGCGCGCCCGTGGCGAGACCGTGGACCACGAATTTCTTGCTGGCTTCGAACCGCGCTGGATCGCGAGTTGTATCCAACAGCACATAAGCCTGGATGGTCAGACGATTGGCCAGAAGGTCTAAGACCGGAAGCGGCGTCGATTCCGCGTTGAGCGCGCCATAAAGCACCAAAATGCCGTGCATGGTCATGCTCGGAGTCAGTTTGGCCAAAGTCGGGCCGCCGACAGGATCAAAGACCACCCGCGCCCCGCGCCCGTTCGTAATGCGTAGGGTTTCCGCGACGATGTCCTGCTCAGTGGTCACGATGACGTCCGCGGCCCCTAGCTCCAGCAGTTTCGCCTTCTTGGCGGCGCTCCGAGTCAAGGCGACGGGTATGGCCCCCACCATATTGGCGAGTTGAATTGCGGCGATGCCGACGCTGCTCGAGGCGGCTGGAATCAATATCGTATCGCCGGCGAAGAGCTTTGCCGTCTCGATCAAAGCGCCATAGGCCGTAAGATACATCATCCACGTCGCAGCCGCCTCGGCGAATGACAGGCTTTTAGGATGTTTTATCACGGCAAAAGCCGGCGCGAGGACGAGCTCGCCATAGAGGCCATAGGCGTTCAGCGAAAACGCCGGCGCGACGCTCACGGCATCGCCAATCGCGAAGCCCTCGACGCCCTCGCCAATGGATTCGATTTCGCCTGCGGCCTCATAGCCAAGGCCGGCAGGAAGCTTTGGATCCTCAATATATTGCCCCGAACGGAACATGGACTCAGCGCGGTTTAATCCTATCGCCTTCTCGCGGATGCGCACTTCGTCTTTTCTTGGAGGCGCAATGGCGACATCCTCGATTCGAAGCACGTCGGGGGAGCCTGTTGCGTGGAAACGGACGACGCGGGACATAATGAATTCCTCATTGTTGGGGTCTAGAAATATCGGATGTTTCGATTAGCGGCAGGTCACTTTTTGAAGAAGGCTGCGGCGGCCTCCAAAGAGGCGCGCTTGGCCTTTCGCGCCTCTTCCAAGCGGCCGATTTCGGCTTGCAAGAGGGCAATGCGCTCATCGAGCTGATCAACGGAAAGATCGTCCAGGGCCTGTCCGATCTCATGAAAAGATGCGGCCCGGCGGCGTGGCGCCGCGCCAAAGATATTTCCATCGTCGATAGCCATGGCTTCACCTCGTCTGCCTGAAAAAGCCCGAACGCTCCACCCAGCGTTCCCCGTTCGCAGGGCCAGTCCGAAATCGTCCAGCCCTTTTCCGGCGGCTGGCGAAACTATGTCATTCGAAGACGGCGCGCGCGGCGGAGAGCCTGCTTTAGCATCCTTATCGCAATGCGAAGACCGTGAGCTGTCCGCCGAGCGCTGTGTAGTTGGCGAGGGCCGCATAGACTTCCGGCGAATTGGCGCCCTCTCCGGAATGGCTGAGGCCGGCGGTCAAGCCGACGCCGGACCAGCCTCCGACGCCGGAAAGCACCGCTACAAATTGCCTGCCATCGTACTCATAGGTCATGATGTTGCCGATAATGCTGGACGGCGTTTTGAATTTGTAGAGCTCCTTGCCGGACCTCGCATCCACGGCTTTCAGATAACCCTCTAACGTCCCGTAAAAGACGACTCCGCCCGCGGTTGCGAGAACGCCCGAAGCGACGGCGAAAGGTTCGGCGTCCGACCAGACGATCTTGCCAGCCTTTGCATCCCACGCGATCAGGCCGCCCATCGCGGTCTCGCCCTTTGGCGGATAGACCGACGTGTCCGCCCCGGTATAAGGCTGGCCCGCGGCATAGGTTATTTTGAACGGTTCGTAATCCATGCAGATATGAGTCACAGGCGCATAGAAAAGCGCGGTAAGCGGAGAATAGGCGGCAGGATTTGCATTCTTGGCCCCGACGGTGCTTGGGCAAATGCCTTGCGTCGTCGCCTCTTCGCCATTGTGATCGGGCGAATAGGCGTCAACGACCAGAGGCCGGCCATAGGTCTTTGAGCTTTTGTTCATATCGATATTAGTCGCCCAATTGACCGAGGGCTCGTATTTCTCCGCGGAGAGCAACTCGCCGTCGGCGCGATCGAGCTTGTAGGCAAAGCCGTTGCGATCGAAGTGCGTCAGCGTTTTCCGCATGCCGCCATCGATCGTCTCATCGACCAGGATCATCTCGTTGACGCCGTCATAGTCCCATTCATCGTGCGGTATCATCTGATAGACCCAGCGCGCCATGCCGGTATCGACGTCGCGCGCAAAAATCGTCATCGCCCATTTGTTGTCGCCCGGCCGCTGCCTGGGGTTCCATGTCGACGGATTGCCGGACCCGTAATAGATGAGATTCAGTTCGGGGTCGTAGGAAATCGAACCCCAGGGCGCGCCGCCGCCGATCTTCCACTGATCGCCCTGCCAGCTCGCAAGGCTCGACTCCGCGCCGACCGGCTCGCCAAGCGCGGTCGTCTTGACCGGATCGATGAGCGCATCGGAATCAGGCCCGATCGAATAGGCGCGCCAGACTTGCCCCCCGGTCTTGATGTCATAAGCGGTGAGATAACCGCGCACGCCGAATTCGCCGCCGGATATGCCGACGAGCACTTTATCCTTGACGACAAAAGGCGCTGATGTCCCAGTCGCGCCCGCCGCCGGGTCGCCGTTCCTCACCGACCAAATTTTTGCTCCGGTTATAGCGTCGAGCGCGACCAAGGTCGCATCGGCCTGATACAAGAAGATCTTGCCCTCGCCATAGGCGACGCCGCGGCTGACTGTATCGCAGCACATCACGGCGATGACGTTCTCATCCTGGCGAGGCTCGTATTTCCACAGAATTTCGCCGTCGTGACTGAGATCGAGCGCATAGACGATATTGGGGAAAGGCGTGTGCATATACATGATGTCGCCGACGACCAGCGGCGCGCCCTCGTGGCCGCGCAGAACGCCAGTTGAAAACGTCCAGACGGGCGTGAGATTTTTGACGTTTTCCGAATTGATCTGCTTCAGCGTCGAGTAACGCGCATTGGCGTAATCGCCCGCGGGTTGCGTCCAGTTTTTATCCGCGCCGATCCGCGCCGTCGCGGTTTGGGCATGCCCGCCCGAAACGCCGACCAGGCACGCGCAAACAAAGTCGACCGCGCGGGCGGTCCATTTCTTATTCATTCAGGGCGAACCATTTCAATTGCGAGGATTTGGAAGTTCTCGCGTAAGAAAATGGCCGCTTCGGGATAAACCGGCCATTCGAAGGCCGGGACTTTGGCTCTCAAGAATGCGGCCGATGTTCGGCCTTTTGCTTTCGCGTGGCGGCGGCTTTTTTGGCCGAGGCCGACCGCTCCGCAGCAGGCCGATTGGCGGACGCTCTGCCCCCTATTTCTCCGCCCTTATGCGCCGCCGGGTGACCGGTTTCCTTGCCTCGTCCCGAGCCACCGACTCTCTTGCCGCCGCCATCGTCCTTGTTCACCTGGCCCAGGCCCGGCGTTCGGCCTGTTTGGTCGAGACGCCCTTCTCCTCGTAGCTCCCGGCGATGTGCTCCGCCTTGCGTTCCTGTTTGTCGGTGTATTTCGACTTGTCGCCTTGTGGCATATCAGTTCTCCACAGCTCAATGCATGGTGCGGCGAAGGTTTTCGCGCCATCGTAAATTGGCGCAAACGCTACGTCGCGCTTTCCGTTCCGGGCGCGCGAAGGTTTCCGAATCAACCTCAAGCCGTATATGGTGGCGCTTCAGCAGCTTTGATCCAAAGCGCGGCGCCCTGAGCTTGGCGGTTCGCATAGGGGACAGGCGCGGATATGATTTCTCGGGTGATCTCGTTTGCGCTTCCGTTTCATTCATGCAGCCGATCTCCATCTGGACAGTCCATTGCTTGGCCTTGCCAAGCAATCGGAAAATTTCGCCGCGCGCGTCGATGACGCCTCCCGGCGCGCGTTCGACAATCTCATCGCGCTCGCCATTGAAGAGGAATGCCGCCTCATTGTCATCGCCGGCGATGTGTTCGATGGCCAGTGGCGCGATTATCGCACCGGCCAATTCTTCGTCGATCGCATGCGGCGTTTACGGGAGCGCGGCGTTCGCGTGATCATGATCGCCGGCAATCACGACGCCGAAAATCGCTTCGCCGCACGCCTCGAACTCTCCGATAACGTAACCCTGCTTTCGTCGAAACGGCCGGACACCGTGCTGGTCGACGAAATCGAAACCGCCGTCCACGGACAAAGCTTTCCGCAACGCGATGTGCTCGACAATATCGCCCTTGCGTACCCAAGGCCCGTTGCCGGCCGCTTCAATATCGGACTGCTGCATACCGCCGGCGCTGGCCGCGACGGCCACGCAAATTATGCGCCTTGCACTGTCGAGCAACTGACGAACCACGGCTATCAATATTGGGCGCTGGGCCACATCCACGCCCGCGAAGAACTCTCGACTTCGCCCTATATTGTTTTTTCCGGCAATCTCCAGGGGCGGAGCATCCGCGAGACCGGCGCAAAAGGAGCGACGCTCGTCACCGTCGAGGAGGGAGCCATCGTTGCGCTCGAACATCGCGCGCTCGATGTGATTCGCTGGGCCGCGGAGGAGCTGGATTGTTCCGCCTTCAACGATCGTCACGAGCTTCTCGCCGCGATCAGATCGCTGATTGATGGCGCCTATGCCGCCGCTGACGGCCGCGCGCTGGCGCTCCGCCTGACGCTGACGGGAGCGACCGCGCTTCATGCCGATCTCGTGACGGGGGCGGCCGAGCTTCGCGAGGAGACCGAAACCCTGCTGGCCGGTGCAGCGAGCGATATCTGGTTGGAGAAATTGGCGGTCAAAACCTCGCCGCCGGGCGAAAGCGCCAGCCTCGATCCAACAATCGCAGGCGATCTGCATCGCACCATCAATGAGCTCGCTGATAGCCGCTGGCTGCAGGATCGGCTGGCGGATCGGCTCGGCGAGATCCGCGCGAAATTGCCGATGAATGCCCAGGTCGATGCGCTCCTGGCGCAGCTCGAGGCCGAAGGGGCAGAGCGGGCGCGGAACTTCGCGCTGGCGTTGTTGCGCAAGGGGCAGCGTTAGCCGATGCGCTTCGAATCGCTCACGCTCGAAAAATACGGCCGAAGCGATAGCCGCACGCTAAATTTTGCCGCGACGCCAGGGCTTGTGCTCATCTACGGTCCCAATGAGGCCGGAAAGAGCACCAGCCTCGAGGCCATTTCCGATTTTCTCTACGGCATTCCAGACCAGACCACCCGCGGTCACGTCTTTGGCTATGCCAGCATCCGGCTGTCGGCGACGCTCGTTCTCGCGGATGGAACGCGCCTTTCGACGACGAGGCGCAAAGGCCGCACGCGCACGCTGACGGATGAGGTCGGTCAGGCCGTCGACGAGGCTGTGTTCACGCGCTTCCTCGGATCCACCGGGCGCGAGAGGTTCGCATCGTTGTTCGGTCTCAATCATGAAACGCTCCGCACCGGCGGCCAGCATCTCTTGGCCGCCGACGGCAACATTGGCCGATTGATTCTCGAGGCAGGCGGCGGCCTGCGGTCGCTCGTCGAAATGGTCGATGAGCTCAAAGACAAGGCATCGAGTCTGTTTGACACGCGGCGCAAAGCCGATCGCCTGTTTTACATCGGGCTCGACACGTTTGCGGCGGCCGATGCAGCTTTCAAGAAAGGCGTGATGACGCGGGAGGAATATGTCAAAGCCCGGCAGACTCTCAATGCTGCGGAAGATGCTGTGACCGAGCATAGAACTCGGCTTTCAGGGTTGACCCAAGAGACACTGCGTTACGGCCGTCTTGCCCGCGTCGTTCCCACGATCCGTGAATTTGACCGCGTCAAAGAGGAACTCTCCGTCTTCGCAGACCTGCCGGTCTTGCGTGGCGATTTTCCAATTTCCTGTAAGACAGCCCTTGAGGCTTTGAAGCGGGGAGAAAACGATCTGCGCGAGGCTGAAGCGCGATGCAATATCTTGCAGGCCAAGATCGCTGCGCTCGCGCTGCCGATGACTCTGCTTGACGCGGAAACCGCCATTCGCGATGTTGGCGAAAAAGCCATTCACGTCGGCAAAGCCCGCGATGACCGCTCGAACCGCGAGGTCGAGCTCGCCAAATTGAGCGATGAACTCAAAACCGTGCGCCATACCGTGGGCCTCGCGAGCGATGCGGAATTGGAAGCGGCCGCGCCTGCGCCGGAGGCGATCGAGACGGCGCAGCGACTAGCTGCGCAAGCCCTTGAGCATCGCGGCAAGATCGCCAGCCTCATCGCGGAGTGCGCGCGGGAAACCAAGACGCTTGAGGCGATCGCCGAACGCCAGAATGCACGCCGGGCGGCGGGCGAGCATGAACCCTTCGGCGTCAGTGCGGCGGACTTCGCTAATCTTGCCGCGTTGACCGCTTTGGCGGAATCCAAAGAGCGTCAGGCAGCCCAGCTCAAAGCGGAGATCGACGCCAGGCTTGCTCGGAATGGTTTCAGCGCGATCGACGAATTGATGGCGTGGCGCTGTCCTGACGCCGACGTGATTCAATCTCAGATTCGCCGACAAGAGGTGATCGAAGTCGAAAAGGCGGCGGTGCTCGACAAGATCGCGACGGCGACAGAAAAGCGCGACAAAGCCGCTTCAGATATACAACGCCTCCTAGCCGGCCGCGATGTGCCTTCGACAGCTATGATAGAAGCCGCGCGCGAAGAACGCGACCGCATATGGAATGAGATCAAGGCGCGCTATCTGAGTTCTGGCGGCGCAGCGGTGGCCGCACGTTCCGAGCAAGGTCGGCTGTCCGATGTGGGGCTGCAAGAGGAGCGCGGAAAATTGGCCGACGCTCTCGCCGATAGGAAATCGGACGAGGCTGATCGGATCGCCGCGCTTGATCTGGCGCAGCGCGAACACACAAGCGCCGTTTCCACGCTTGCGGCGCTGGCTCAACAGGGGCTGGCGCTCGATGGGCAACTGGCGGCGGCTAGCGCAGCTTGGAGCGCGGCTTGGCCTGAGGCCGTAAAACGCGCGGAGAATCTCGGCCGGCTGAAGCTCTTGTCAGACGAGTGCGTCGCTGCTCTCGCGCGATATGCTGATTGGCGAGCGCAGGTTGAAGGCGTCGAAGCGCAGAAGGCCGATATCGCGCCGCGGCTCGAAGCTTTGTCGCAGGCGGAGGCAAAACTGAAACTGCCTGCGACGTCGCCTTTGAGCGCGCGCACGGCCGCCGCGAGTAAGAGCATCAAGGCCCATGACGATGCCTATGCGGATTTCAGGCAGGATGAAAACGCGTTGCGCGGCGTCCAGCTCAAACTGAGCGCCATCGAGGACTCTCAGGTCGCCCTCCAAAAAGTCGAGGCGAAGTGGCGGGCGATATGGGATCCGGCGGTTCGCGCGCTTGGCCTTAATCCGCCGCTCCCGCCCGAGCGCGTCAATGAGGTCGCCACGCAATGGGCCGCCGCAGCTGGGCTTCTCAGCGCCGTTCGGATCGTGCGTCACCGCTTGAGGCGTATGGACGATGACGAGGCCGCGCTCCTTGCTGCGGTGCGGGGCATCGCGCCATCGCTGGAATTCCCTTTGCCGCTGGATGCAGTCGCTGCGGCGAAGATGCTGGTCGAGCGTCTTGACGCCGCGCGCAAGATCGAGATCGCACGCGGCAGCTTGATGCCGCAGCTGAATGAACTCATTGCCGAGCGAGGCGAAAAGAAGCGCCTCGCTGAGAGCATCCGCGCGGAAGTAGATGCGCTTTGCCGCGAGGCCTCCTGCGAGCCCAGGATGCTTGCCCAATTTGCGGAGCGATGTGAGCAGCGGAACGCCATGGCGAACCGGCTCAAAACACTCGCCGAGGCGATCGTCACAGGCGGCGACGACCTTTCCATTGAAGCGTTGCGCGCGGAATGGGGGGGGCGTGATCTCGATGAAATCAAAGCTGCCGCGCTGCGGCTTGAAAGCGAGTCAGCGGAACTCGCCAAAGAGTTCGAGGCTGCGCTCGTCGCGCAACAGGATCGCAAACGAGAGCTTGATGCCTTATCCGCCTACGAGGGCCTCAATGCCCTCGCGGCCGAGAGAGAGCGCGCGATTGCTGAGATCCACGGCGTGCTGGAGCGTTATGTCGAGATCGCTCTTGCCGAGGACTTGCTGAGAGCCGCGATGGACAGGCTTCGCGAGCGGCGAAAGGACCCTTTGATCCTACGCGCTGGAGCGCTCTTTGCGGCTTCGACGGCCGGCGCCTTCGCGGGCGTTGAAACGGACATCGATGGCAAAGGGCTGCCTGTCGTCGTCGGGCGCCGAACGGATGGAGAACAGGTTCCCGTCGCCATGATGAGCGACGGCGTCCGCGACCAATTGTATCTTTCTTTCCGCATCGCCAGCATCGAACAATATTGCCAAGCGGCGGAGCCCCTCCCATTTATCGCCGATGATCTTCTGGTCCATTTCGATGACGACCGGGGCCTCGCCGCCCTTGGCTTGCTGGCCGAACTTGGGCGGACGACGCAGGTGCTGGTCTTCACCCACCACCGCCACGTCATCGACGCCGCGACGCCGTTGGTTGCGGCGCAGCGCGCCGCCATAATCGATCTCTCGGCTGGTTAGCCCTTCCGCCTTTCCCGCGACAATGCTATTCGACCACACCCTCAAACTATAGGAACGAAACATGAGCGAGATTTGGCTGTGCACTGGCGAGGCGACGGTCCTTGCCGCCGAAGGGCAATTCACTGACGCCATGCCGGAGGTAATGATTGGTAACGTCAAGGGTCCCGTGGGCCACGCCTTCGCCGCGATGGCGGGGCAGGTCGCCGGTCATCCGCGCATGTTCGTCATCCGCGACCTCAATCAGATGGTGCGTCCGGCGACCATGATGACCACCAAAGTGACCGTAAACTCCAGCGATTATGTCGAATTGCTCGGCGGCGTCGTCCAGGCGGCCACAGGCGACGCAATCGTCGATTGCCTCAAAGAAGGCATTCTGCCGAAGAAGGACGCGGATGAGCTTTGCATGATCATCATGGTCTGGCTGGATCGGCGTTGCGCGAACAATAAAAACCTCGACAAGCGCGATCTCTATCGCACCAATTATGAGGCGACGAAACTCGCCATCTCACGTGCGATGAAGGGCGAGCCGACGGTCGACCAATTGATCGCCAATCGGAAGGCCGTCAAGCACTACGCTCTTGAAGGCGTGATTGACGCCTAACCATTAGTCGTTGTCGACCCTGTCGGGTCGGCGACGAACTCCCTCAGGCGCGTCGGCTGCTGTTCTGAGGCCGCACGCCGCATCAAAGATTACGACATCCACAGCGTCTCATAGTCGTGCTTGCGAAATTGCTCGACGAGAAATGCGATGAAGAGCCGTACCTTAATAGGCATGTGCGTCCGTGTCGGAAAGACGATGTTCATCGTCAATCTGGGAAGATCCCAATCATCCAGAACCCGCACGAGTCGGCCGGCGGCGAGATCGTCGTGGATGATATACGCGGGCTGCGCCAAGATCCCAAGGCCATCCCGGCCTGCGGCCTGAATGATCTGCCCGTCATTGGCGTAAAGAAGACCCTGCACGGGGACGATGATGCTTTCATCTCCTTTGCGGAAATGGAATTCGTTCGGTTTGTCCGCCAAGGTATAGAGCAGGAGCTTATGACGCCTGAGATCGTCCGGCGTCATCGGCGTCCCGTGCTTCGCAAGATATTGAGGCGAGGCGGCGAGCAATCGACGCGTCTCCGCCAAGCGGCGGATTGTGGTCGAGGAGTCCGTTTCGATGCGCCGCGTGCGGATCGCCATATCAACGCCGTTCTCGATCAAATCATAGGAGCGGTTGGACGCTGCGACATCGACCGTGACATCGGGGTAGCGTCGGGTGAATTCCGGGATCAGCGGCAAAAGATATTTGAGGCAGAACGATAGGGAGGCGCTTATGCGAAGCGTGCCCGTCGGATTGAGCGCATGCTCGCTGACAGCCGCCTCCGCCTCCTTCATCTCTGAGAGAATATCCTTGCTGCGCGCATAGAATTGCTCGCCCAGCTCTGTCAGGCAGAGTCGACGGGTCGTCCGTTGCACGAGCCTTACGTTCAAGCGTGATTCAAGCGCCAGAAGATACCGGCTGGCCGCAGAGTTCGATATTCCAAGGGCTTCCGCAGCTCGCGTCAAGCTGCCTAATTCCGCAGCCTGAACAAACAGCTCAACCTCAGTCCATCGATCCATTTCGGTCCTCTAGTGTTGCGTCCGTCGGGAAAATGACGCGCAGATTTGCTCTATTTGCCCAAATTCTTCAAGTTTGCAACTTTCACAGCAAATGATCGCGCCGGGCATCCGCGCGTCCGCGAGTGTTGGATCAGCCGGCGAGCGATCGCGAGGGTCGACGCTCAGGTGCTTTCTCGCGCGATGAGCTTGAAACCGACATTGACGCGCTTCAGGGATGACGTCTCGCCGCGAATGCGCGCTAAAGCTTCTCTGCGGCGATCTGGCCGATTTCGCGGCGAGGCGAAGCGATGGTGGTCAATCCCGGCGTGACCAATTCGGCAAGCCCGAGGCCATTAAAGCCGGCGATCGCCACGCGCTCGGGAATCTTGACGCCATCGCGTTGAGCCCGCAGCAGGGCGCCGACCGCGAGGTCATCATTGGCGAAGAATAATGCGTCAAGCTCGGGTTTCTCCGCCAGGAGATGGACGAGGGTCTCGCCTCCGAGCGCGGCGCTTGTCGGCGCATCCAGAATGAACGGCGGCCGTCGGGTTAAGCCCGCCGCGGCGAGGCTTCGATCGAGCCCTTTGAAGCGTTGCCAAGCGCGATAGTCGGACTTGATGCGGCAGCCGACGAAACCGATCTCCTTGTAGCCCCGCTCGATCAGATGATCGCCATGGCCTCTCCGGCATCGGAGTGAGACAGACCGACATTGATATCGATCGAATGCGAGTCATATTCCATGATCTCGGCCACGGGCTTGCCCCAACGTTTGAGCAAGTCGGAGGTCCGCGCGAGATGACGCGTGCCGGCGACGATCAATCCCGGCGGCGACCAGCCGAGAAACGTGGAGATCCAGGAGTATTCCTGGTTTAAGTCATATTCGGTATTGCCCAGCAGCAATTGATATCCTGCGGGTTGAATCACATCCTGAATGCCTTGGATGGTCTCGACAAAAACCGCGTTGGAGAGC
It contains:
- the fae gene encoding formaldehyde-activating enzyme; the encoded protein is MSEIWLCTGEATVLAAEGQFTDAMPEVMIGNVKGPVGHAFAAMAGQVAGHPRMFVIRDLNQMVRPATMMTTKVTVNSSDYVELLGGVVQAATGDAIVDCLKEGILPKKDADELCMIIMVWLDRRCANNKNLDKRDLYRTNYEATKLAISRAMKGEPTVDQLIANRKAVKHYALEGVIDA
- a CDS encoding LacI family DNA-binding transcriptional regulator, translated to MKHAPRSARSVGQVAIAVTLKHVAERAAVSPITVSRALNKPDTVSKALRARIEQAVEDLGYVQNRVAGALASAESRVIPVIVPSLSNAVFVETIQGIQDVIQPAGYQLLLGNTEYDLNQEYSWISTFLGWSPPGLIVAGTRHLARTSDLLKRWGKPVAEIMEYDSHSIDINVGLSHSDAGEAMAII
- a CDS encoding DUF1192 domain-containing protein is translated as MAIDDGNIFGAAPRRRAASFHEIGQALDDLSVDQLDERIALLQAEIGRLEEARKAKRASLEAAAAFFKK
- a CDS encoding AAA family ATPase translates to MRFESLTLEKYGRSDSRTLNFAATPGLVLIYGPNEAGKSTSLEAISDFLYGIPDQTTRGHVFGYASIRLSATLVLADGTRLSTTRRKGRTRTLTDEVGQAVDEAVFTRFLGSTGRERFASLFGLNHETLRTGGQHLLAADGNIGRLILEAGGGLRSLVEMVDELKDKASSLFDTRRKADRLFYIGLDTFAAADAAFKKGVMTREEYVKARQTLNAAEDAVTEHRTRLSGLTQETLRYGRLARVVPTIREFDRVKEELSVFADLPVLRGDFPISCKTALEALKRGENDLREAEARCNILQAKIAALALPMTLLDAETAIRDVGEKAIHVGKARDDRSNREVELAKLSDELKTVRHTVGLASDAELEAAAPAPEAIETAQRLAAQALEHRGKIASLIAECARETKTLEAIAERQNARRAAGEHEPFGVSAADFANLAALTALAESKERQAAQLKAEIDARLARNGFSAIDELMAWRCPDADVIQSQIRRQEVIEVEKAAVLDKIATATEKRDKAASDIQRLLAGRDVPSTAMIEAAREERDRIWNEIKARYLSSGGAAVAARSEQGRLSDVGLQEERGKLADALADRKSDEADRIAALDLAQREHTSAVSTLAALAQQGLALDGQLAAASAAWSAAWPEAVKRAENLGRLKLLSDECVAALARYADWRAQVEGVEAQKADIAPRLEALSQAEAKLKLPATSPLSARTAAASKSIKAHDDAYADFRQDENALRGVQLKLSAIEDSQVALQKVEAKWRAIWDPAVRALGLNPPLPPERVNEVATQWAAAAGLLSAVRIVRHRLRRMDDDEAALLAAVRGIAPSLEFPLPLDAVAAAKMLVERLDAARKIEIARGSLMPQLNELIAERGEKKRLAESIRAEVDALCREASCEPRMLAQFAERCEQRNAMANRLKTLAEAIVTGGDDLSIEALRAEWGGRDLDEIKAAALRLESESAELAKEFEAALVAQQDRKRELDALSAYEGLNALAAERERAIAEIHGVLERYVEIALAEDLLRAAMDRLRERRKDPLILRAGALFAASTAGAFAGVETDIDGKGLPVVVGRRTDGEQVPVAMMSDGVRDQLYLSFRIASIEQYCQAAEPLPFIADDLLVHFDDDRGLAALGLLAELGRTTQVLVFTHHRHVIDAATPLVAAQRAAIIDLSAG
- a CDS encoding DNA repair exonuclease, whose amino-acid sequence is MRFRFIHAADLHLDSPLLGLAKQSENFAARVDDASRRAFDNLIALAIEEECRLIVIAGDVFDGQWRDYRTGQFFVDRMRRLRERGVRVIMIAGNHDAENRFAARLELSDNVTLLSSKRPDTVLVDEIETAVHGQSFPQRDVLDNIALAYPRPVAGRFNIGLLHTAGAGRDGHANYAPCTVEQLTNHGYQYWALGHIHAREELSTSPYIVFSGNLQGRSIRETGAKGATLVTVEEGAIVALEHRALDVIRWAAEELDCSAFNDRHELLAAIRSLIDGAYAAADGRALALRLTLTGATALHADLVTGAAELREETETLLAGAASDIWLEKLAVKTSPPGESASLDPTIAGDLHRTINELADSRWLQDRLADRLGEIRAKLPMNAQVDALLAQLEAEGAERARNFALALLRKGQR
- a CDS encoding PQQ-dependent dehydrogenase, methanol/ethanol family, whose amino-acid sequence is MNKKWTARAVDFVCACLVGVSGGHAQTATARIGADKNWTQPAGDYANARYSTLKQINSENVKNLTPVWTFSTGVLRGHEGAPLVVGDIMYMHTPFPNIVYALDLSHDGEILWKYEPRQDENVIAVMCCDTVSRGVAYGEGKIFLYQADATLVALDAITGAKIWSVRNGDPAAGATGTSAPFVVKDKVLVGISGGEFGVRGYLTAYDIKTGGQVWRAYSIGPDSDALIDPVKTTALGEPVGAESSLASWQGDQWKIGGGAPWGSISYDPELNLIYYGSGNPSTWNPRQRPGDNKWAMTIFARDVDTGMARWVYQMIPHDEWDYDGVNEMILVDETIDGGMRKTLTHFDRNGFAYKLDRADGELLSAEKYEPSVNWATNIDMNKSSKTYGRPLVVDAYSPDHNGEEATTQGICPSTVGAKNANPAAYSPLTALFYAPVTHICMDYEPFKITYAAGQPYTGADTSVYPPKGETAMGGLIAWDAKAGKIVWSDAEPFAVASGVLATAGGVVFYGTLEGYLKAVDARSGKELYKFKTPSSIIGNIMTYEYDGRQFVAVLSGVGGWSGVGLTAGLSHSGEGANSPEVYAALANYTALGGQLTVFALR
- a CDS encoding zinc-dependent alcohol dehydrogenase family protein, giving the protein MSRVVRFHATGSPDVLRIEDVAIAPPRKDEVRIREKAIGLNRAESMFRSGQYIEDPKLPAGLGYEAAGEIESIGEGVEGFAIGDAVSVAPAFSLNAYGLYGELVLAPAFAVIKHPKSLSFAEAAATWMMYLTAYGALIETAKLFAGDTILIPAASSSVGIAAIQLANMVGAIPVALTRSAAKKAKLLELGAADVIVTTEQDIVAETLRITNGRGARVVFDPVGGPTLAKLTPSMTMHGILVLYGALNAESTPLPVLDLLANRLTIQAYVLLDTTRDPARFEASKKFVVHGLATGALKPVIAKTFPLDQIVEAHRYLESNQQIGKVVVTV
- a CDS encoding LysR family transcriptional regulator, whose protein sequence is MDRWTEVELFVQAAELGSLTRAAEALGISNSAASRYLLALESRLNVRLVQRTTRRLCLTELGEQFYARSKDILSEMKEAEAAVSEHALNPTGTLRISASLSFCLKYLLPLIPEFTRRYPDVTVDVAASNRSYDLIENGVDMAIRTRRIETDSSTTIRRLAETRRLLAASPQYLAKHGTPMTPDDLRRHKLLLYTLADKPNEFHFRKGDESIIVPVQGLLYANDGQIIQAAGRDGLGILAQPAYIIHDDLAAGRLVRVLDDWDLPRLTMNIVFPTRTHMPIKVRLFIAFLVEQFRKHDYETLWMS